A section of the Malus sylvestris chromosome 17, drMalSylv7.2, whole genome shotgun sequence genome encodes:
- the LOC126610591 gene encoding UDP-glycosyltransferase 90A1-like, with protein MGSQSQHEHEIEKGHVVLFPFMAKGHTIPLLNLSRIFLAQGLAVTVFTTPANRTFIHQSLPAAANVVHISFPQNIVPGIPAGVESTDKLPSMDLFFSFALSTIHMQPDFERALQTLPGVSFMVSDGFLWWTADSAAKFGFPRFVFYGLGNYALSLFKLVADSRLLDGADSDTELVTVTRFPWIKVTKKDFNQSTITDDVQHASSEFSMKILESTVRSLGMIVNSFYELEAVFVEYWNTECLPKAWCVGPFCQLAQDEPHDRDEKAIWIEWLDKKLEEGRRVLYVAFGSQAELSAEQLQEIALGLENSMVHFMWVIRSKSYASETATWDIKGFEERVKGRGMVVNEWVDQRRILMHGTVHGFVSHCGWNSVLESICTGVPILAWPIMAEQPLNARFVVEEIKVGLRVETCDGSVKGFVKAEGLEKTVKELMVGDKGEEVRKRVKEFADMADKAVKKGGSSWSTLQLLIDEATLSNKNLDNQS; from the coding sequence ATGGGTTCACAATCGCAGCATGAGCATGAGATTGAGAAGGGCCACGTAGTTTTGTTCCCCTTCATGGCGAAAGGCCACACCATCCCTCTCCTCAACTTGTCTCGCATCTTCCTCGCTCAGGGACTCGCCGTTACCGTCTTCACCACCCCCGCCAACCGCACCTTCATCCACCAATCCCTTCCCGCTGCCGCTAACGTGGTCCACATCTCTTTCCCTCAAAACATCGTCCCTGGAATCCCCGCAGGCGTCGAAAGCACCGACAAGCTCCCTTCAATGgacctcttcttctccttcgcCCTCTCAACCATCCACATGCAACCCGACTTCGAGCGAGCCCTCCAAACCCTTCCAGGCGTCAGCTTCATGGTCTCCGACGGCTTCCTCTGGTGGACCGCCGACTCCGCTGCCAAGTTCGGTTTCCCCAGATTTGTTTTCTATGGTTTGGGAAACTACGCCTTATCCCTGTTTAAACTCGTTGCTGATAGCCGGCTCCTAGACGGGGCCGACTCCGACACGGAGTTAGTCACCGTAACTCGGTTTCCGTGGATCAAAGTTACCAAAAAGGACTTTAACCAGTCCACTATTACTGATGATGTCCAACATGCATCCTCTGAGTTCagcatgaaaatattggagTCAACCGTTCGTAGCTTGGGTATGATAGTCAACAGCTTCTACGAGCTCGAAGCTGTGTTCGTTGAGTACTGGAACACTGAGTGTTTGCCCAAGGCCTGGTGTGTCGGTCCCTTTTGTCAGCTGGCACAAGATGAACCACACGATCGTGATGAAAAGGCGATCTGGATTGAGTGGCTGGACAAAAAGCTGGAGGAGGGACGTAGAGTTTTGTACGTTGCGTTTGGGTCGCAAGCTGAGCTATCAGCTGAGCAGCTCCAAGAGATAGCTTTAGGGTTGGAAAACTCTATGGTCCACTTTATGTGGGTCATAAGAAGCAAATCGTACGCATCAGAGACTGCCACGTGGGATATCAAAGGGTTTGAAGAGAGAGTGAAGGGGAGGGGAATGGTGGTTAATGAGTGGGTTGACCAGAGGCGGATTTTAATGCACGGGACCGTGCATGGTTTTGTGAGCCACTGCGGATGGAACTCGGTGTTGGAAAGCATATGCACCGGAGTGCCGATTCTGGCGTGGCCGATAATGGCGGAGCAGCCACTGAATGCCAGGTTCGTGGTGGAGGAGATCAAGGTGGGGCTGAGGGTGGAGACGTGTGACGGTTCAGTGAAAGGGTTTGTGAAGGCAGAGGGGTTGGAGAAGACGGTCAAAGAGTTGATGGTGGGAGACAAGGGAGAGGAGGTGAGGAAGAGAGTGAAGGAGTTTGCTGACATGGCAGATAAGGCTGTGAAGAAAGGTGGGTCGTCCTGGTCAACGCTGCAGTTGCTTATTGATGAGGCAACGCTGTCCAACAAGAATTTAGACAATCAGTCGTGA